The window TCCCTGAGAGAGTCGGCCGCTCGTTTGAAATCCTCATCTGTAGGGTTGATCCCTCCGAACTGAGCTCTACGGCATGCTGGCACTTCGGCTGCCGAGTTGCCCAGAAGCACGTTGTAGTCTATCTTAGTCCTGGGATCAGGCCCGCCTGCGTTGACGATATGCAGGCCGTATCTGGCGGCCAGCTTCGCCATCTCGAGTAGCTCCTCGAGGGATGAGGCTCCGACGCCCTCAACGCCGTCATATCCGGCCTCCGCCACCTCGCGGAAGACCTTCTCGGGATTTTCCCTTCCCTCGCCACCCCACACGATCAGGTGGCACGCTATTCGGAACTTGCCTGCCATCTTTTCACCTCCGGTTATTTCTTTTCGATCTCTTCCTCAAACCAGTTCACCAAACGGCGGCTAACGTAAATGCCACTTTGAATCAAATATTGTACGGACTTTTTCGCCTCCTCCTTTGAAATTAGATCTGCGAAATAAGCAGCTAGCAAAATTCCCAGGGTTCCCTTAACAGGCAATCCCATGGCCTGAGCAACTCGTCTGCCAAGACGCTCATCCATGATAACCCAGTCAGCCTTTAGGTACGATAACCTCATCGAAAAGCTTTCTCAGAAGATCAAGCTTGTCGATCAAAGCCAATGATATAAGAGGAGTAGCGTTCACGACAACTCTCATTTTTTGACTTTCTCTGCGATTTCACGGCTGGTCCGTGATTCCCGCTTTAATTCCTCCTCGGGGTAATCCATAACGGGGAACCCGTTTTCAGAGATTAGGAAATAGAACTCGGTTCTGCTACATCCTAAAGCTTTAGCGGCGATGCCAGCCGATATTTTCCCCTGCTGATAAAGATGTCCTAAAGTGTATATCAGCACCTTACGTGCAAACGTGTCAGGGTTTTCCCTTGCTGCTATTAACACCTCTTCCGGGAACTCAAGACTTAAAAGCATGAGACACCACCTCCGATTCCAATTATTCTGTGATCAATCCATGTGA is drawn from Candidatus Poribacteria bacterium and contains these coding sequences:
- a CDS encoding UPF0175 family protein, giving the protein MLLSLEFPEEVLIAARENPDTFARKVLIYTLGHLYQQGKISAGIAAKALGCSRTEFYFLISENGFPVMDYPEEELKRESRTSREIAEKVKK